One genomic window of Azospirillum thermophilum includes the following:
- the lepB gene encoding signal peptidase I, translating into MTFEKQTAGSAKTKDAGFAETVKTVLYAVLIAFGVRTFAFEPFNIPSGSMIPTLLIGDYLFVSKYSYGYSKHTIAFGLPVFEGRIMAKMPERGDVIVFKLPRDNKTDYIKRIVGLPGDTIQMIGGILHINGQPVKRDRIEDFVTQDALGRTLHVAQYVETLPNGRSHRIIEETDNGPLDNTPAYKVPEGHVFMMGDNRDNSLDSRVPAQVGFVPLENLVGRAEFLFFSLDEGTRFFEVWRWPMDLRFSRLFSGVK; encoded by the coding sequence ATGACTTTCGAGAAGCAGACGGCGGGCAGCGCCAAGACCAAGGACGCCGGATTTGCCGAAACGGTGAAGACGGTGCTCTATGCCGTCCTGATCGCCTTCGGCGTGCGAACCTTCGCGTTCGAGCCGTTCAACATCCCGTCGGGCTCGATGATCCCGACGCTGCTGATCGGCGACTACCTCTTCGTCTCCAAATACTCGTACGGTTACAGCAAGCACACCATCGCCTTCGGCCTGCCGGTCTTCGAGGGCCGCATCATGGCCAAGATGCCGGAACGCGGCGACGTCATCGTCTTCAAGCTGCCGCGCGACAACAAGACCGACTACATCAAGCGCATCGTCGGCCTGCCCGGCGACACGATCCAGATGATCGGCGGCATCCTGCACATCAACGGCCAGCCGGTGAAGCGCGATCGGATCGAGGATTTCGTGACGCAGGACGCGCTGGGCCGCACGCTGCACGTCGCCCAGTATGTCGAGACCCTGCCGAACGGCCGCAGCCACCGCATCATCGAGGAGACGGACAACGGCCCGCTCGACAATACGCCGGCCTACAAGGTGCCGGAGGGCCATGTCTTCATGATGGGCGACAACCGGGACAACTCCCTGGACAGCCGGGTCCCGGCGCAGGTCGGCTTCGTCCCGCTCGAGAATCTGGTCGGCCGCGCCGAGTTCCTGTTCTTCTCGCTGGACGAGGGCACCCGCTTCTTCGAGGTCTGGCGCTGGCCGATGGACCTGCGCTTCAGCCGGCTGTTCAGCGGGGTCAAGTAA
- the hisE gene encoding phosphoribosyl-ATP diphosphatase → MTDDLIRLYDAILERQGMDPAASKTARLFASGPKKIAKKVGEEAVEVALDAMSGDREGVINESADLLYNLSVLWVALGIHPDEIFAELRRRESLYGIAEKLPKLAVSGGGNGA, encoded by the coding sequence ATGACCGACGATCTGATCCGCCTCTACGACGCCATCCTCGAACGGCAGGGCATGGACCCCGCCGCGTCCAAGACCGCGCGGCTGTTCGCCTCCGGGCCGAAGAAGATCGCCAAGAAGGTCGGGGAGGAGGCCGTGGAGGTCGCCCTCGACGCCATGAGCGGCGACCGCGAAGGCGTCATCAACGAGAGCGCCGACCTGCTGTACAACCTGTCCGTCCTCTGGGTCGCCCTGGGCATCCACCCCGACGAGATCTTCGCCGAGCTGCGCCGCCGCGAATCCCTCTACGGCATCGCCGAGAAGCTGCCGAAACTCGCCGTGTCCGGCGGCGGAAACGGGGCGTAG
- a CDS encoding pyridoxine 5'-phosphate synthase: MSRHLRLGVNIDHVATIRNARGGRHPDPVRAALLAAEAGADGITAHLREDRRHIIDSDIERLVAEIPLPLNLEMAATDEMLAIALRHKPHAACIVPEKRTEVTTEGGLDAAGGFDHLTRFVGELGAAGIRVSLFVDPEPAQLDAARALGAPVVELHTGAYCEAETWQERETELSRILHAAAHAEAIGLECHAGHGLSFDTVGPVAAIPTIVELNIGHFLVGEAVFGGLAAAIREMRTLMDKARPRGGR; encoded by the coding sequence ATGTCCCGTCACCTGCGCCTCGGCGTGAACATCGACCATGTGGCGACCATCCGCAACGCGCGGGGGGGCCGGCATCCCGATCCCGTACGCGCCGCCCTGCTGGCGGCCGAGGCCGGGGCTGACGGCATCACCGCGCATCTGCGCGAGGACCGCCGCCACATCATCGACAGCGACATCGAGCGGCTGGTCGCCGAAATCCCGCTGCCGCTGAACCTGGAGATGGCGGCGACCGACGAGATGCTGGCGATCGCGCTGCGCCACAAGCCGCATGCCGCCTGCATCGTGCCGGAGAAGCGGACGGAGGTGACGACGGAAGGCGGCCTCGACGCCGCCGGCGGCTTCGACCACCTGACGCGCTTCGTGGGCGAGCTGGGGGCGGCGGGCATCCGCGTCTCCCTGTTCGTCGATCCGGAGCCGGCGCAGCTCGACGCCGCCAGGGCGCTCGGCGCCCCGGTGGTGGAGCTCCACACCGGGGCCTATTGCGAGGCCGAGACCTGGCAGGAGCGCGAGACCGAGCTTTCCCGCATCCTCCACGCCGCCGCCCATGCCGAGGCCATCGGGCTGGAGTGCCACGCCGGCCACGGCCTCAGCTTCGACACGGTGGGGCCGGTCGCGGCGATCCCGACCATCGTGGAGCTGAACATCGGGCATTTCCTGGTCGGCGAGGCGGTGTTCGGCGGGCTGGCCGCCGCCATCCGCGAGATGCGCACCCTGATGGACAAGGCCCGGCCGAGAGGCGGTCGATGA
- the acpS gene encoding holo-ACP synthase, with amino-acid sequence MILGIGNDLIDIRRIEKSLERFGDRFIDRVFTEVEKGKAERRAAAAGRHSARAATYAKRFAAKEACSKALGTGFRDGVFWRDMGVVNLPSGQPTMALTGGALARLETMTPPGMRPRIHVTLTDEYPMAEAIVIISAEPDTPSVSTATATPA; translated from the coding sequence ATGATCCTGGGCATCGGCAACGACCTGATCGACATCCGCCGGATCGAGAAGTCGCTGGAGCGTTTCGGCGACCGCTTCATCGACCGCGTCTTCACCGAGGTCGAGAAGGGCAAGGCGGAGCGCCGCGCCGCTGCCGCCGGACGGCACAGTGCCCGCGCCGCCACCTACGCCAAGCGATTCGCCGCCAAGGAGGCCTGCTCCAAGGCCCTCGGCACCGGGTTCCGCGACGGGGTCTTCTGGCGCGACATGGGGGTGGTGAACCTGCCGTCGGGCCAGCCGACCATGGCGCTGACCGGTGGCGCGCTCGCCCGGCTGGAGACGATGACGCCCCCCGGCATGCGCCCGCGCATCCACGTGACGCTGACCGACGAGTATCCCATGGCGGAAGCCATCGTCATCATCAGTGCCGAACCCGACACCCCTTCCGTTTCCACCGCCACGGCGACACCAGCATGA
- the rnc gene encoding ribonuclease III: MEESVGSAADAGTADLAGLAEALGHRFAKPGLLEDAVTHPSLMGLERGGRRGQRPDHGPGLAYERLEFLGDRVLGLVIAEWLLEQFPHEKEGALAKRHAALVRREAVGRVAEGIGLGGYLRLSPAEAQGGGRTNQTILGDACEAVIGALYLDGGLDVARRFIRGAWAEQIERPQPPPIDPKTALQEWVQGRGLPLPTYELLDRSGPAHEPVFRVAVRVEGMDPVTGTGPSKRIAEKKAASVLLSQVGVKVDD; this comes from the coding sequence ATGGAGGAGTCCGTGGGATCCGCTGCGGACGCCGGGACGGCCGATCTGGCGGGACTGGCCGAGGCGCTCGGCCACCGCTTCGCCAAGCCGGGCCTGCTGGAGGACGCCGTCACCCACCCCAGCCTGATGGGGCTCGAGCGTGGCGGACGTCGCGGCCAGCGGCCCGACCATGGGCCGGGGCTCGCCTATGAACGGCTGGAGTTCCTGGGCGACCGCGTGCTTGGGCTGGTGATCGCCGAATGGCTGCTGGAGCAGTTCCCGCACGAGAAGGAAGGCGCGCTCGCCAAGCGCCATGCCGCGCTGGTGCGCCGCGAGGCGGTCGGCCGGGTGGCCGAGGGCATCGGGCTCGGCGGCTATCTGCGGCTGTCGCCGGCGGAGGCGCAGGGCGGCGGGCGGACCAACCAGACCATCCTGGGCGACGCCTGCGAGGCGGTGATCGGGGCGCTCTACCTCGACGGCGGGCTGGACGTGGCGCGCCGCTTCATCCGCGGCGCCTGGGCCGAGCAGATCGAGCGGCCGCAGCCGCCGCCGATCGATCCCAAGACGGCGCTGCAGGAATGGGTACAGGGTCGGGGGCTGCCGCTGCCGACCTATGAACTGTTGGACAGGAGCGGCCCGGCCCATGAGCCGGTGTTCCGCGTGGCGGTGCGCGTGGAAGGGATGGATCCGGTGACCGGGACCGGCCCGTCCAAGCGGATCGCCGAGAAGAAGGCGGCCAGCGTGCTGCTGAGCCAGGTGGGAGTGAAGGTCGATGACTGA
- the era gene encoding GTPase Era, which produces MTDGRDDIDNDDEKLDQEPDEGFGDEADDDFGDEDELDGVTEDLPPPTVLPEHPRCGYVALVGAPNAGKSTLLNAMIGSKVSIVSPKVQTTRTRVLGITIAGDSQLIFVDTPGIFRPKRRLDRAMVAAAWQGAEDADVICVLYDVSRRSIDEDTRGIVARLKELKRPAILILNKIDLVKREVLLGIADSFQQEGVFTDIFMVSASTGDGIAHLRKWLADRMPEGPWLFPEDQISDMPMRLLAAEVTREKLFLQLHQELPYSATVETEAWEEFEDGSVKISQVIFVQRESQKAIVLGKGGQRIKALGKAARTELEDMLERRVHLILFVKVREDWVDDPERYEAWGLDFGAS; this is translated from the coding sequence ATGACTGACGGCCGCGACGACATCGACAACGATGATGAGAAGCTCGACCAGGAGCCCGACGAAGGGTTCGGGGACGAGGCCGACGACGATTTCGGGGATGAGGACGAGCTGGACGGGGTGACGGAGGATCTGCCGCCGCCGACCGTCCTGCCGGAGCATCCGCGCTGCGGCTACGTGGCATTGGTCGGCGCGCCGAATGCCGGCAAGTCGACCTTGCTGAACGCGATGATCGGCAGCAAGGTCTCCATCGTCAGCCCGAAGGTGCAGACCACCCGCACCCGCGTGCTGGGCATCACCATCGCCGGCGACAGCCAGCTCATCTTCGTCGACACCCCCGGCATCTTCCGGCCGAAGCGCCGGCTGGACCGCGCGATGGTGGCGGCGGCCTGGCAGGGGGCCGAGGACGCGGACGTCATCTGCGTGCTCTACGACGTGTCCCGCCGCAGCATCGACGAGGACACCCGCGGCATCGTCGCCCGGCTGAAGGAGCTGAAGCGCCCGGCCATCCTGATCCTGAACAAGATCGACCTGGTGAAGCGCGAGGTCCTGCTGGGCATCGCCGACAGCTTCCAGCAGGAAGGGGTCTTCACCGACATCTTCATGGTGTCGGCCTCCACCGGCGACGGCATCGCCCATCTGCGCAAGTGGCTGGCCGACCGCATGCCGGAGGGGCCGTGGCTGTTCCCGGAGGACCAGATCTCCGACATGCCGATGCGGCTGCTGGCCGCGGAGGTCACCCGCGAGAAGCTGTTCCTGCAGCTCCACCAGGAGCTTCCCTATTCCGCCACGGTGGAGACGGAGGCCTGGGAGGAGTTCGAGGACGGGTCGGTCAAGATCTCCCAGGTGATCTTCGTCCAGCGCGAGAGCCAGAAGGCCATCGTGCTCGGCAAGGGCGGCCAGCGCATCAAGGCGCTGGGCAAGGCGGCCCGCACCGAGCTGGAGGATATGCTGGAGCGCCGCGTCCACCTGATCCTGTTCGTCAAGGTCCGCGAGGACTGGGTGGACGACCCGGAGCGGTACGAGGCCTGGGGGCTGGACTTCGGGGCGTCGTAA